A region from the Priestia filamentosa genome encodes:
- a CDS encoding amino acid permease produces MEQTKKWGFWLLTAFVVGNMVGSGIFMLPSTLAQVASPLGVMTAWAVTGFGVLMLALTFGTLSIRKPELQAGPQSYARALFENKKTGDVASFTTVWGYWVANWISNVAIITSFAGYLSTFLPIMRDGRVLFHVGSQPIELGKLITFVVCSIFLWGTHTILVTSMNAAGKLNFVTTFSKVVGFALFIIAGLFAFQFSTMGSFYYPVESTDGGNPLGLSSQVYNAAISTLWAFVGIESAVILSGRASSQRDIKKATVAGVTIAIIIYMTITMITMGALPHSELQASDKPFVDVLNVLIGRGGSIIMALLALVSLFGSMLGWILLSSEVPYRAAREGNFPAFFAKTNKKGSPSNALLVTNIMSQIFIFSTVSGTISQAYSFLTTSSTLAYLIPYLISTIYFLKVVIKGETYAELGGTSSRIKDGIIAGLAFIYAAWVIISGTADMKTFSLGIGLFLIGIVFYPLVKRKGKRQSTQEM; encoded by the coding sequence ATGGAACAAACGAAAAAATGGGGTTTTTGGCTCTTAACAGCTTTTGTTGTTGGAAACATGGTAGGATCAGGGATTTTCATGCTTCCAAGTACGCTTGCACAAGTGGCAAGTCCACTTGGCGTTATGACAGCATGGGCTGTTACTGGGTTTGGTGTATTAATGCTTGCCCTAACTTTTGGAACGCTATCAATTCGAAAACCAGAGCTACAAGCGGGACCGCAGAGTTATGCGAGAGCGCTATTTGAAAATAAAAAAACAGGTGATGTAGCAAGTTTTACAACCGTTTGGGGATATTGGGTAGCAAACTGGATTAGCAACGTAGCGATTATTACAAGTTTTGCAGGTTATTTATCTACTTTTCTACCGATTATGAGAGACGGTCGAGTATTATTTCATGTTGGGTCTCAACCGATTGAATTAGGGAAGCTTATTACTTTTGTAGTTTGCTCTATCTTCTTATGGGGAACTCATACAATCTTAGTTACAAGTATGAATGCAGCAGGTAAACTGAATTTTGTTACGACATTTTCAAAAGTCGTGGGATTCGCTCTTTTCATTATTGCTGGGTTATTTGCTTTTCAGTTCTCAACAATGGGAAGTTTTTATTATCCTGTTGAGAGCACAGATGGAGGAAATCCGCTTGGACTTTCGAGTCAAGTGTACAATGCCGCTATTTCAACACTATGGGCATTCGTTGGTATTGAGTCAGCCGTTATTTTATCAGGTCGAGCATCTTCACAGCGCGATATTAAAAAGGCTACTGTGGCAGGGGTAACAATTGCTATTATTATTTATATGACAATTACAATGATTACAATGGGGGCGCTCCCACACAGTGAACTCCAAGCATCAGATAAGCCTTTCGTAGACGTTTTAAACGTTTTAATTGGTCGTGGTGGCAGTATTATTATGGCACTTCTTGCACTTGTCTCCTTGTTTGGATCAATGCTTGGGTGGATCTTATTAAGTTCAGAAGTTCCATACAGAGCAGCGCGTGAAGGAAACTTTCCAGCCTTTTTTGCAAAAACAAACAAAAAAGGAAGCCCAAGTAATGCTTTACTTGTAACGAATATTATGTCTCAAATCTTTATTTTTTCAACTGTTTCAGGAACGATTAGTCAAGCGTATTCTTTCTTAACAACATCATCAACGCTTGCTTATCTTATCCCATATTTAATTTCAACTATTTATTTCTTAAAAGTTGTCATTAAAGGGGAAACATACGCAGAACTAGGGGGAACATCTTCACGTATAAAAGACGGGATTATTGCAGGGCTTGCATTTATTTATGCAGCATGGGTTATTATTTCCGGAACTGCAGATATGAAAACTTTTTCTTTAGGAATTGGCCTCTTTTTAATCGGAATTGTATTTTATCCGCTTGTAAAGCGTAAAGGAAAACGACAAAGCACACAAGAAATGTAA
- a CDS encoding spore germination protein: protein MFFKKRKKKEDSKSDDTHEEKSPAELLQRDLTCNIKRIKEEVGYSSDVIVREFSIGYNEQIPSAIVFIDGLVEASIINDSLLKLLLEEPNIERYFKEWNPIQLLQTKVVALDDVKIVLDWETLFQSLVDGETIVLVDGYPQALSGSARGGEQRAIEEPQTQVSIRGPKDGFTESIRTNTALLRRRIKNTDFRMETKKLGKATQTDVSILYINGIAKDKIVQEVRDRISGIDVGSILESGNIEELIEDETFTTFPTVYHTERPDVVAANLLEGRVAILVDGTPFALVVPALFIQFFQSPDDYYTRFDISSGLRFLRIMIFFISLIAPSSYIAATTFHQEMIPTQLAFSIAAQREVVPFPSFVEAVIMEVTFEILREAGVRMPRAVGQAVSIVGALVIGQAAVQAGLVSPAMIIIVSLTAIASFATPSFSIAISARVIRFALMVCAAAFGFYGIFLGLIIMVVHLCSLRSFGVPYMSPLSPLDFQGLRDTFIRAPFWSLDRRPALINEDNVKRQGRNQSPHPPTEEEENQDET, encoded by the coding sequence ATGTTTTTTAAGAAACGAAAAAAGAAAGAAGACAGCAAGTCAGATGACACCCATGAAGAGAAATCTCCAGCAGAACTTCTTCAGCGTGATTTAACATGTAATATTAAAAGAATAAAGGAAGAAGTTGGATATAGCTCAGACGTTATTGTAAGAGAATTTTCAATTGGTTATAACGAACAAATTCCATCTGCCATTGTTTTTATTGATGGACTAGTTGAGGCGAGTATTATTAATGATTCTCTCCTTAAGTTGCTGCTTGAGGAGCCTAATATTGAACGCTATTTTAAGGAGTGGAATCCTATTCAACTTTTGCAAACGAAAGTGGTAGCTCTTGATGATGTGAAGATAGTGTTGGATTGGGAAACGCTATTTCAGTCTTTAGTAGATGGAGAAACCATTGTTTTAGTTGATGGGTATCCTCAAGCACTCTCAGGAAGCGCTAGAGGGGGAGAACAAAGAGCTATTGAGGAGCCACAGACGCAAGTTTCCATTAGAGGACCAAAAGATGGTTTTACAGAATCAATTCGTACAAATACAGCGCTACTCCGAAGAAGAATTAAAAATACGGATTTTAGAATGGAAACAAAAAAGCTTGGAAAAGCAACTCAAACAGATGTGAGCATTCTCTACATCAATGGAATTGCAAAAGATAAAATTGTTCAGGAAGTAAGAGACCGGATTTCAGGAATTGATGTTGGTAGCATTTTAGAGTCGGGAAATATTGAAGAGCTTATTGAAGATGAAACATTTACAACATTTCCGACCGTTTATCATACAGAGCGTCCTGATGTTGTAGCAGCCAATTTGCTTGAGGGTAGAGTAGCTATTCTTGTAGACGGCACGCCGTTCGCTCTTGTTGTGCCAGCTTTATTCATTCAATTTTTTCAGTCTCCTGATGATTACTATACTCGGTTTGATATTAGTTCAGGGTTGCGCTTCTTGCGCATTATGATTTTTTTCATTTCTTTAATTGCGCCATCAAGTTATATAGCAGCAACCACATTTCACCAAGAAATGATTCCAACTCAGCTTGCTTTTTCGATTGCAGCACAGCGAGAAGTTGTTCCATTTCCCTCATTTGTAGAAGCCGTGATTATGGAAGTGACTTTTGAGATTTTACGAGAAGCAGGAGTTCGAATGCCAAGGGCAGTCGGACAAGCTGTCTCTATTGTAGGAGCACTTGTTATTGGACAAGCAGCTGTTCAAGCTGGGCTTGTATCTCCAGCTATGATTATTATTGTTTCGTTAACAGCAATTGCGAGCTTTGCTACTCCGTCTTTTTCAATTGCTATTTCAGCGCGTGTTATTCGCTTTGCTTTAATGGTTTGTGCAGCTGCGTTTGGGTTCTATGGCATTTTCCTAGGATTAATTATAATGGTTGTTCATTTATGTAGTTTGCGGTCGTTTGGTGTCCCTTATATGTCTCCTCTTTCCCCACTCGATTTTCAAGGTCTAAGAGATACGTTTATTCGAGCTCCTTTTTGGTCACTTGATCGTAGACCCGCGCTTATAAATGAAGATAATGTTAAAAGACAAGGAAGAAATCAAAGTCCACATCCTCCAACAGAAGAGGAGGAAAATCAAGATGAAACATAG
- a CDS encoding Ger(x)C family spore germination protein, with protein MKHSIRAFMILLCCFFLSGCWSSKEMSDLAFVTAVGISKDKNGNKYKVSLQVVNPGSVAGGQQASVQDAPVTIMSSTAVNPFEASRHVTSKMSRNLYYAHTNLIVIDEELARTKGLYELFDFIERSDQLRETATIVIAKGTSAENVIKNLTPIDRIPAVYVNKLLENAEDNGGQNIKVNVDEVLQKITSHGKEPIINGISIQGSAEEGSMQESIQGSDPKGKIEASGIAIFREGKLIDWVKGDNVHGILWSTNKVKDIVDSIDWERHKKAIALQTIRAKSKLNVKWQHGRPIILMNIETEGNINGVNVSVDLRDPQTIQKIERLWEKRIEQEVMKTVKRAKKDKSDIFGFGRTIYEHSPKKWKEVKDDWNVKGFTEVDVEVNVKAFIRRTGLRNQPFLSNPNR; from the coding sequence ATGAAACATAGTATACGGGCTTTTATGATTCTTTTATGTTGTTTTTTTTTATCAGGTTGTTGGAGCAGTAAAGAAATGTCTGATTTAGCTTTTGTTACAGCAGTTGGAATTAGTAAAGATAAAAATGGAAACAAATATAAAGTTTCGCTACAGGTTGTGAATCCAGGAAGCGTTGCAGGTGGACAACAAGCAAGTGTTCAAGATGCCCCTGTGACGATTATGTCTAGTACAGCAGTTAATCCATTTGAAGCTAGTAGACACGTTACAAGCAAAATGTCACGGAATTTATACTATGCTCACACAAACTTAATTGTCATTGATGAAGAATTAGCAAGAACAAAAGGACTATATGAACTATTTGATTTTATTGAACGAAGTGATCAACTAAGGGAAACTGCTACAATTGTAATTGCAAAAGGTACAAGTGCTGAGAACGTAATTAAAAACTTAACGCCTATTGATCGAATTCCAGCCGTTTATGTAAACAAACTGCTTGAAAATGCGGAAGACAATGGAGGACAGAATATAAAAGTAAATGTTGATGAAGTTTTGCAAAAAATCACTTCTCATGGAAAAGAACCTATTATTAACGGTATTTCGATTCAAGGTAGTGCAGAAGAAGGTTCAATGCAAGAAAGCATCCAAGGAAGTGATCCAAAGGGAAAGATAGAAGCAAGCGGCATTGCTATTTTTAGAGAAGGAAAACTCATTGATTGGGTAAAAGGAGACAATGTGCACGGAATTTTGTGGTCAACAAATAAAGTGAAAGATATTGTAGATAGCATAGACTGGGAAAGGCATAAAAAAGCAATTGCACTACAAACAATAAGAGCAAAATCAAAACTTAATGTCAAATGGCAGCATGGACGCCCTATTATTTTGATGAATATCGAAACAGAAGGAAACATTAATGGAGTTAATGTTTCTGTTGATTTAAGAGATCCACAGACTATCCAAAAAATCGAAAGATTATGGGAGAAGCGAATTGAACAAGAAGTGATGAAAACAGTAAAAAGAGCAAAAAAGGACAAAAGTGACATCTTTGGGTTTGGAAGAACGATTTATGAACATAGTCCAAAAAAGTGGAAAGAAGTGAAAGATGATTGGAATGTAAAAGGATTTACCGAAGTAGATGTGGAGGTAAACGTCAAAGCCTTTATCCGTAGGACAGGTCTTCGTAATCAGCCGTTCCTTTCTAATCCTAATCGGTAA
- a CDS encoding GerAB/ArcD/ProY family transporter, which produces MENIKISTKQLFFLIIFFEHGSALVVGLGGGADRDAWIAVLLGMLSGICLFFLYDRLYKYYPDEPLTSYVQKILGPFLGRIVAVMYLVYFLYISARVLRDFGEFLIAFSYVDTPLFIISTLMMMTMVYAVYKGFEVIARTGELFFALLYLLAIPGFILIIASGLVDLSNLKPILENGWKPVLKTLVTSTIYFPFSEMVVFLMLLPYLKDKSKSTIAGISAILLSGINLTLTMVINISVLGLDLFERSQFPLLGTIQRIEVANFLERLDVFFMVYLILGGFFKISIFFYAVLIGTAELFKFKDYKKLTYPFGILLLLLSMSIASSYPEHIKEGTGHNIIMIHIVPQMLPLLLLVIAYIQKKIRKNKEHKSTRLS; this is translated from the coding sequence GTGGAAAATATTAAAATCAGTACAAAGCAATTGTTCTTTCTTATTATCTTTTTCGAACATGGGAGCGCTCTTGTCGTTGGTCTTGGCGGAGGGGCTGACAGGGATGCGTGGATTGCTGTTTTGCTAGGGATGCTTAGTGGGATATGTCTTTTTTTTCTCTACGATCGCCTGTACAAATATTATCCCGATGAACCTCTAACAAGCTATGTTCAAAAAATTCTTGGTCCATTTCTAGGACGTATTGTAGCTGTGATGTATCTCGTCTATTTTCTTTATATATCTGCACGCGTACTGCGTGATTTCGGAGAGTTTCTTATTGCATTCTCATACGTAGATACCCCTTTATTTATCATTAGTACGTTAATGATGATGACGATGGTATATGCCGTTTATAAAGGGTTTGAAGTTATTGCTAGAACAGGTGAGCTGTTTTTCGCCCTTCTTTATTTATTAGCTATACCTGGTTTTATTTTAATCATTGCGTCCGGTCTCGTTGATTTAAGTAATTTAAAACCAATTCTTGAAAATGGCTGGAAACCTGTATTGAAAACGTTAGTAACGTCAACAATCTACTTTCCGTTTAGCGAAATGGTTGTGTTTTTAATGCTTCTTCCTTATTTAAAGGATAAGTCTAAAAGTACAATAGCAGGAATTTCGGCTATTTTATTAAGCGGAATTAACTTAACGCTTACAATGGTGATTAACATATCTGTACTTGGGTTAGATCTTTTTGAGCGCTCTCAGTTTCCCTTACTCGGAACAATTCAAAGAATTGAAGTAGCTAATTTTTTAGAGCGTCTTGATGTGTTTTTTATGGTTTATCTTATTCTTGGTGGATTCTTTAAAATTAGTATTTTCTTTTACGCTGTTTTAATTGGCACTGCAGAATTATTTAAATTTAAAGACTATAAAAAGCTCACATATCCATTCGGCATTTTACTTCTCCTCCTTTCAATGTCAATTGCAAGCAGCTATCCTGAACACATTAAAGAAGGAACAGGACATAATATTATTATGATTCATATTGTGCCTCAAATGCTTCCATTGCTTCTTTTAGTTATCGCTTATATACAAAAAAAGATAAGGAAAAACAAAGAGCATAAAAGTACGCGTCTTTCGTAA
- a CDS encoding OsmC family protein, protein MAKHPFQLEAVWNGGRNSDGHIEAGNLKSSISIPREMGGPGVGTNPDEMLLGAAATCYVITLAAMLERADIGVESLTLHSDAVVDVTNNIFTYESITHKPVITLKAESTPLQVEKAHRLAHKAEESCMISRALAGNVKLATEETVRVV, encoded by the coding sequence ATGGCTAAACATCCTTTTCAATTAGAAGCCGTTTGGAATGGAGGAAGAAACAGCGACGGGCATATTGAAGCAGGGAATTTAAAGTCTTCTATTTCGATTCCAAGAGAAATGGGCGGCCCTGGAGTTGGGACAAATCCTGATGAAATGCTGCTTGGAGCAGCTGCAACGTGTTACGTGATAACACTTGCTGCTATGCTTGAGAGAGCAGATATTGGAGTAGAGAGTTTAACTCTTCATTCAGATGCTGTTGTAGATGTTACAAACAACATCTTTACATATGAAAGTATAACGCATAAGCCTGTTATTACATTAAAAGCGGAATCAACTCCTCTTCAAGTTGAGAAAGCCCATCGTCTAGCACATAAAGCAGAAGAGTCATGTATGATTTCAAGAGCTTTAGCTGGAAATGTAAAATTAGCAACAGAAGAAACTGTTCGTGTAGTTTGA
- a CDS encoding DNA polymerase IV, whose protein sequence is MKSMYPKKGRVILHIDANAFFASVEIANNPSLRNKPVAVAGTKRRGIILTCNYEARKYGIYTTMPLWEARRKCPELAVCTPNFSLYREASLNLFTYLSTISSLLEPASIDEGYLDITNCHELGTPVEIAERIRRDILQKYNLPVSIGIAPNKFLAKTASDFKKPLGITILRKRDVQKELWPKTVHEMHGIGKKTAEKLHSIGIQTIGDLAGEEERKLSSLLGVLGPHLKKRANGIDERPVDPDAAATVKSIGNSTTLAFNSDDDDLLLNTLSSLSQTVSKRMKLRNTVTDDIQITIRYANFQTVTRSQQLMNPIEEKEEIFQVASSLFDKHWSGSPVRLLGITALRVEEKEQSLKQLSLFTYENEIQDEEILDVVEDINKEFDKPLLHRGVHHIQKASSFEENFKKKYGAWKKR, encoded by the coding sequence ATGAAATCGATGTATCCAAAAAAGGGACGCGTTATTTTACATATTGATGCAAATGCTTTTTTCGCCTCTGTTGAAATTGCGAACAATCCATCTTTGAGAAACAAACCAGTTGCAGTAGCAGGAACGAAGCGAAGAGGAATTATTTTAACGTGCAATTATGAAGCGAGAAAATATGGAATTTATACAACAATGCCTTTGTGGGAGGCAAGGAGGAAATGTCCAGAGCTTGCTGTTTGCACACCTAACTTTTCTTTGTACCGAGAAGCATCCCTAAACCTTTTCACCTATTTATCAACGATAAGCTCGTTGCTTGAACCTGCTTCAATTGATGAAGGGTACTTAGACATTACGAACTGCCATGAGCTTGGTACGCCTGTTGAAATTGCTGAAAGAATTAGAAGAGACATTTTACAAAAATATAATTTGCCTGTTTCAATCGGAATTGCACCGAACAAATTTTTAGCAAAAACGGCTTCTGATTTTAAAAAACCGCTTGGCATTACTATTTTACGAAAAAGAGATGTTCAAAAAGAGCTGTGGCCAAAGACGGTACATGAAATGCACGGAATTGGTAAAAAAACGGCTGAGAAGCTTCACAGTATTGGTATTCAAACGATAGGAGACCTGGCTGGGGAAGAAGAGAGGAAGTTATCTTCTTTACTTGGTGTTCTAGGACCACATCTAAAAAAGCGTGCGAATGGAATAGATGAACGCCCTGTTGATCCTGATGCTGCAGCAACGGTAAAAAGCATAGGAAATTCAACAACGCTAGCCTTTAATAGTGACGATGATGACCTCCTATTAAACACGTTAAGTAGCTTGTCTCAAACGGTTAGCAAACGAATGAAATTGAGAAATACGGTAACAGATGATATCCAAATTACGATACGGTACGCCAATTTCCAAACTGTAACAAGAAGTCAGCAATTGATGAATCCAATTGAAGAAAAAGAAGAGATTTTTCAAGTTGCTTCTTCTTTGTTTGACAAACACTGGAGCGGTTCTCCTGTACGTCTTCTTGGTATAACAGCTCTTCGGGTTGAAGAAAAAGAGCAATCATTAAAACAGCTTAGCTTGTTTACATACGAGAATGAAATTCAAGACGAAGAAATTTTAGATGTTGTTGAAGATATTAATAAAGAATTTGATAAACCGCTTTTACATCGAGGGGTTCATCATATTCAAAAAGCTTCTTCTTTTGAAGAAAACTTCAAGAAAAAATATGGAGCATGGAAAAAGCGCTAA
- a CDS encoding ABC transporter ATP-binding protein encodes MNTVISLDNISWIRQKQPIIKNVCWTIQEGEHWALVGRNGSGKTTLLNMINGYLWPTKGSISVLGETFGHVNLQELRKHIGIVSSSLSERFSSTVLCEEVIVSGKFASIGLYDQTEKADFEKAAELMKMLGIKGLAAREYGICSQGEKQKVLIARALMANPKLLILDEPCNGLDLLSREAFLESIETLARLEDGPTLIYVTHHIEEILPVFNKTCLLKDGEVYAQGKKEELLTSKTLSTFFNVPLEAQTENGRTYVKILQQEKR; translated from the coding sequence ATGAATACCGTTATTTCGCTAGACAACATTTCATGGATCAGACAAAAGCAGCCGATTATTAAAAATGTGTGCTGGACAATACAGGAAGGTGAACATTGGGCACTTGTTGGTCGAAACGGTTCTGGGAAAACGACACTTTTAAATATGATTAACGGCTATCTTTGGCCAACAAAAGGAAGCATTTCTGTTCTTGGAGAAACGTTTGGTCACGTTAATTTACAAGAGCTTCGCAAGCATATTGGAATTGTTAGCTCCTCTCTTAGCGAACGATTTTCTTCAACAGTGCTCTGTGAGGAAGTTATTGTAAGCGGGAAATTCGCTTCTATTGGATTATATGACCAAACAGAAAAGGCAGATTTCGAAAAAGCGGCTGAGCTTATGAAGATGCTTGGAATCAAAGGTCTAGCAGCGCGAGAATATGGTATCTGCTCACAAGGGGAAAAACAAAAGGTGCTTATTGCACGAGCTCTTATGGCAAATCCCAAGCTTCTCATTCTTGATGAGCCATGCAATGGCCTTGATTTACTTTCACGTGAAGCATTTTTAGAAAGTATTGAAACACTGGCACGCCTTGAGGATGGTCCAACCTTAATTTATGTAACACATCATATCGAAGAAATTTTACCTGTTTTTAATAAAACCTGTTTATTAAAAGACGGAGAGGTCTATGCTCAAGGAAAGAAGGAAGAGCTTTTAACCTCTAAAACGTTATCAACCTTTTTCAACGTTCCTCTTGAAGCTCAAACAGAAAACGGAAGAACCTACGTTAAAATTCTTCAACAAGAAAAGCGCTAA
- a CDS encoding YrzI family small protein yields MTLNLIFFTISFKKRKYTNEEIEYNEFVEKIMKEQHDKIINYYYHN; encoded by the coding sequence ATGACGCTCAACTTAATATTTTTTACCATTTCATTTAAAAAGCGGAAGTATACAAACGAAGAAATCGAATACAACGAGTTTGTAGAAAAGATTATGAAAGAACAGCACGATAAGATTATTAACTATTACTATCACAACTAA
- a CDS encoding sigma-70 family RNA polymerase sigma factor: MSEVALEKLIQEDQCDEVLQELMIDYGQDVLQLVYSYVKSREIAEDLTQEIFVKCYKALPTYKGQAKMKTWLWRIAINHCKDYFKSWHYRKVMVSEKLSLFSSPKQKSVEEEVIQKSEDASLVSVVMNLPIKYREVIYLFYFEEMSLKQIEELIGIKQNTVKTRLRRAKELLKDELKEAEQWTKN, from the coding sequence ATGAGTGAGGTTGCACTCGAAAAACTAATCCAAGAGGATCAGTGTGATGAAGTACTTCAAGAACTCATGATTGATTATGGCCAAGATGTGCTGCAGCTTGTGTATTCATATGTGAAAAGTCGAGAAATTGCAGAAGACTTGACGCAAGAAATTTTCGTAAAGTGCTACAAAGCACTTCCTACATATAAAGGGCAAGCTAAAATGAAAACATGGCTATGGAGGATTGCGATTAATCACTGTAAAGATTATTTTAAAAGCTGGCACTACCGAAAAGTTATGGTATCTGAAAAACTCTCGCTTTTTTCTTCTCCTAAGCAAAAAAGTGTTGAAGAAGAAGTAATCCAAAAAAGTGAAGATGCAAGTTTAGTAAGTGTTGTCATGAATCTACCTATAAAATATAGGGAAGTTATTTACCTTTTCTATTTTGAAGAAATGTCGCTAAAACAAATTGAAGAGCTTATTGGTATTAAGCAAAATACGGTGAAAACACGCCTTAGAAGAGCAAAAGAGCTTTTAAAAGATGAATTAAAGGAGGCAGAACAATGGACGAAAAATTAG
- a CDS encoding PadR family transcriptional regulator has protein sequence MDEKLASLKKAMKNTVFKDLQFTDRHRRAISSSINGGDSEKNKILFAVLQLVRTEKTGMEILTALKSQALFAFEGKEGMMYTFLHELENKRWIVGEWKAERKYYKLTETGAKVLGKASDMRKEVKTFSQSWSLGE, from the coding sequence ATGGACGAAAAATTAGCATCCTTAAAAAAAGCGATGAAGAATACGGTTTTTAAAGATTTACAGTTTACAGATCGGCACCGTCGTGCTATTTCTTCTTCCATAAATGGAGGGGATAGTGAAAAAAATAAGATACTTTTCGCTGTGTTACAACTTGTGAGAACAGAAAAAACCGGAATGGAAATTTTAACTGCCTTAAAGTCGCAAGCTCTTTTTGCGTTTGAAGGGAAAGAAGGGATGATGTATACATTTCTTCACGAACTTGAGAATAAACGTTGGATTGTAGGTGAATGGAAAGCTGAGCGAAAATATTACAAGTTAACAGAAACAGGAGCGAAAGTGTTAGGAAAAGCAAGCGATATGAGAAAAGAAGTGAAGACTTTTAGCCAAAGTTGGAGTTTGGGAGAGTAA
- a CDS encoding FtsW/RodA/SpoVE family cell cycle protein, whose protein sequence is MDMKEAFLNRVTAHIRSKEAKKVVRLELYQHMRELSSLWEEEGMTKEEAEKKTIEQMGSPAQIGKKMNKLHRPIVDWFALLTMISFIALSFLTPILFTKVSSSDMLKMHSIGVSISVCIVGLLMFFNYEKLKNKGLFFYIAGCAFLLYMHFFGTIKGSRTFVSIGPVFLSAYITFPFFLLSWASFTVRNKMSFLASSFLLVFPFFMFIRMGYYGPSLLYVLLALCLAGAGKWKRKGSHLSIWFVVLILSAYAASLLRGTTLPKIIDLWREKPYQLFSESFYLLSRAGWFGNGVLPSTVELNTKYYVDLIFVPLTYMYGWLFSLFLLFLMSFLLFRMYRTFIGTREPFGRALTLGVILLYGVTCGWGLLMGMGKVPFLNVSVPFVSYGVISFMINASFIGFVLSVYRWKNINSLKE, encoded by the coding sequence ATGGATATGAAAGAAGCTTTTTTAAATCGGGTTACAGCTCATATTCGTTCTAAGGAAGCGAAAAAAGTCGTTCGACTAGAGCTCTATCAACATATGAGAGAGCTTTCTTCCTTATGGGAAGAAGAAGGAATGACGAAGGAGGAAGCAGAAAAGAAAACAATTGAACAAATGGGGAGTCCAGCTCAAATTGGGAAAAAGATGAATAAACTGCATCGACCTATTGTAGATTGGTTTGCTCTTTTAACGATGATTTCCTTCATAGCACTAAGTTTCCTAACTCCTATTCTTTTTACGAAAGTTTCCTCATCAGATATGCTCAAAATGCACAGTATAGGTGTTTCAATTAGCGTATGTATTGTTGGATTGCTTATGTTTTTTAACTATGAAAAACTGAAAAATAAAGGGTTGTTCTTTTATATAGCAGGATGTGCATTCCTTCTTTATATGCATTTTTTTGGTACCATAAAAGGAAGTCGAACTTTTGTTAGTATTGGTCCTGTTTTTTTAAGTGCTTATATAACATTTCCTTTTTTTCTTCTTTCATGGGCTTCATTTACGGTACGGAACAAGATGTCTTTTTTAGCATCAAGTTTTTTACTTGTGTTTCCGTTTTTTATGTTTATTAGGATGGGGTATTATGGACCTTCTCTTCTTTATGTCCTTCTTGCCTTATGTTTAGCAGGAGCAGGGAAGTGGAAAAGGAAGGGAAGCCATCTTTCTATATGGTTTGTTGTGTTGATTTTGTCAGCTTATGCTGCATCCTTACTAAGAGGTACAACGTTACCAAAGATTATAGACTTGTGGAGAGAAAAACCATACCAGCTTTTTTCAGAATCGTTTTATTTATTAAGCAGAGCAGGCTGGTTTGGAAATGGAGTTTTACCTTCAACAGTAGAACTCAATACAAAATATTATGTTGATTTAATCTTTGTACCTCTTACGTATATGTATGGGTGGCTTTTTAGTCTATTCTTATTATTTCTTATGAGCTTTCTGCTTTTTCGAATGTACCGAACATTCATTGGAACAAGGGAACCGTTTGGACGAGCTTTAACACTAGGCGTTATTCTCCTGTATGGGGTGACCTGTGGATGGGGTCTGCTTATGGGAATGGGAAAAGTACCGTTTCTAAACGTTTCTGTACCATTTGTTAGCTATGGTGTTATCTCATTTATGATTAATGCGTCCTTCATCGGCTTTGTTCTTAGCGTTTATCGGTGGAAGAATATAAACAGTTTGAAAGAGTAG